From Toxorhynchites rutilus septentrionalis strain SRP chromosome 2, ASM2978413v1, whole genome shotgun sequence, a single genomic window includes:
- the LOC129764679 gene encoding uncharacterized protein LOC129764679, whose translation MKTVALVFLCFCSAFADVSELLNKPELLAEPIKLDATLPEETPGQDPKCGEALVEEPEPASPVVLLNQAVEVVEAVEALPLALVETDSVQLTASHPDYQAPYEYQTPKIQLDYVAPAEPEVVTEDVVVVELPSVKEEQPLPVQNEYLPPLSVTENLVKRHAKFGRKSQF comes from the exons ATGAAAACCGTTGCCCTCGTTTTCTTGTGCTTCTGCTCTG CTTTTGCCGACGTGAGCGAGCTGCTGAACAAGCCGGAGCTGCTGGCTGAACCAATTAAACTTGACGCCACACTACCGGAAGAGACTCCGGGTCAGGATCCGAAATGTGGAGAAGCTTTGGTTGAAGAACCGGAACCTGCTTCCCCTGTAGTGCTACTAAACCAAGCTGTTGAAGTTGTCGAAGCTGTGGAAGCTCTCCCGTTAGCTCTGGTTGAAACCGATTCCGTTCAACTGACCGCATCCCACCCAGACTACCAGGCTCCCTATGAGTACCAAACGCCAAAGATTCAACTGGACTACGTAGCTCCCGCAGAACCAGAAGTTGTTACGGAAGATGTCGTCGTGGTGGAGCTGCCAAGTGTGAAGGAAGAACAACCTCTGCCAGTTCAGAATGAATATCTTCCCCCGCTTTCGGTGACTGAGAATTTGGTTAAACGACATGCCAAGTTCGGTCGTAAAAGTCAATTCTAA
- the LOC129769341 gene encoding nascent polypeptide-associated complex subunit alpha, muscle-specific form-like isoform X2, translating into MMNLLGARIVFFVLLAAPLVPGQQYTGVKSILPADAKDDGAKSLTTPDHGGGTGGNAHPAISARSIGKFTNDAPAADSKVINLSIKPHQQRDTSGTREARNLGFTPDVSLNSIPGGLNNELSNVDLKDPASTPSEVAKDSYGNPVTPFSALGTTGLDSVGFLTDVSKDGPQSGKSDQFGQLNFKVPSYASGIIQPVLLPPNSPAGFADQLPVSTTAAPTTAFQFVPNAKIPTIDGDDILFAQQPTNGLVPPLFPGEQTTTYKINVGTERSPFFVKDTFGSPPLDQGLAPPSDKSPVNFNQVPQAPSLVPQTPLQVPGQTLPHPQIPQQSPFQPTKAPVQKYTGSFGGAPGFLGSQQNIGTAYTSTPLSSKPVPVPTVPTPTQTQFLPTTKPASTTQTVNKFTGSFGGAPGFLGSQQNLGTAYKPTTSIPQTPQKPLQPTPSFPSQTQPPSAIKPPSPFQPPPAPQAPQPTKAPGGPGFTFGASTQRPGQYSGSFGGSPGLLGNQKQPGTHVKPDGSILPPSSPGVGFTAPAAGPTVPTASSSRPVSSGSTFTGSFGGPPGVLRPYDNVKG; encoded by the exons CGATATTACCGGCTGACGCTAAGGATGATGGAGCCAAATCACTCACGACGCCGGACCATGGAGGTGGAACGGGCGGTAATGCACATCCAG CGATTTCTGCGCGTTCGATTGGCAAATTCACAAACGACGCTCCGGCTGCTGACAGTAAAGTCATCAACCTATCGATCAAACCACACCAGCAACGGGATACATCCGGTACAAGAGAGGCCAGAAATTTGGGATTTACGCCAGACGTTTCACTAAATTCTATCCCCGGGGGTTTAAACAATGAACTGTCGAATGTTGACTTGAAGGATCCTGCATCAACGCCTTCCGAAGTGGCTAAAGATAGCTATGGGAATCCGGTCACCCCGTTCTCGGCACTGGGAACTACTGGCTTAGATTCCGTTGGATTCTTAACCGATGTTAGCAAAGATGGTCCACAAAGCGGAAAGAGTGATCAATTCGGTCAACTTAATTTTAAAGTCCCCAGCTACGCTTCGGGTATTATTCAACCGGTTTTGCTCCCACCAAATTCTCCAGCGGGCTTTGCCGATCAACTACCAGTCTCAACAACAGCAGCTCCCACCACAGCGTTCCAATTCGTTCCAAACGCAAAAATACCCACCATAGATGGAGATGACATTCTTTTCGCTCAACAGCCGACGAATGGACTAGTTCCTCCACTTTTTCCAGGCGAGCAAACCACCACATACAAGATAAACGTTGGCACTGAACGATCGCCGTTCTTTGTGAAGGATACCTTTGGTTCACCACCCCTGGATCAGGGACTAGCTCCACCGTCCGACAAATCGCCAGTAAATTTCAACCAAGTTCCTCAGGCACCATCTCTTGTTCCTCAAACACCTCTGCAGGTGCCCGGCCAAACGCTACCTCACCCACAGATTCCTCAGCAGTCTCCCTTCCAGCCTACGAAAGCCCCCGTTCAAAAGTATACCGGAAGCTTTGGTGGAGCTCCCGGTTTCCTCGGCAGCCAGCAGAACATCGGCACAGCATACACTTCAACTCCTCTGTCAAGCAAACCTGTTCCGGTACCCACTGTCCCAACACCGACTCAAACTCAATTCCTGCCAACAACGAAACCCGCGAGTACCACCCAAACAGTGAATAAATTCACGGGAAGCTTCGGAGGCGCACCCGGTTTTCTGGGCAGCCAACAAAACCTCGGAACGGCGTACAAACCTACAACCTCAATCCCGCAAACTCCGCAGAAACCCCTGCAACCAACACCTTCATTTCCTTCCCAAACCCAACCCCCATCCGCCATCAAACCACCGAGTCCTTTCCAGCCTCCTCCAGCTCCACAAGCGCCACAACCCACAAAAGCTCCTGGTGGTCCTGGATTCACCTTTGGTGCTAGCACACAGCGACCCGGTCAGTACTCGGGAAGCTTCGGTGGATCCCCCGGGCTGCTGGGCAATCAGAAACAACCCGGCACTCACGTGAAACCCGATGGCTCCATACTCCCACCATCATCCCCAGGGGTAGGCTTCACCGCTCCTGCCGCCGGACCGACTGTACCGACCGCATCAAGCTCGCGACCTGTGAGTAGTGGAAGTACCTTTACCGGTAGCTTTGGTGGTCCCCCGGGTGTGCTACGCCCGTATGATAACGTGAAGGGCTAA
- the LOC129769341 gene encoding nascent polypeptide-associated complex subunit alpha, muscle-specific form-like isoform X1, protein MMNLLGARIVFFVLLAAPLVPGQQYTGVKSILPADAKDDGAKSLTTPDHGGGTGGNAHPVAISARSIGKFTNDAPAADSKVINLSIKPHQQRDTSGTREARNLGFTPDVSLNSIPGGLNNELSNVDLKDPASTPSEVAKDSYGNPVTPFSALGTTGLDSVGFLTDVSKDGPQSGKSDQFGQLNFKVPSYASGIIQPVLLPPNSPAGFADQLPVSTTAAPTTAFQFVPNAKIPTIDGDDILFAQQPTNGLVPPLFPGEQTTTYKINVGTERSPFFVKDTFGSPPLDQGLAPPSDKSPVNFNQVPQAPSLVPQTPLQVPGQTLPHPQIPQQSPFQPTKAPVQKYTGSFGGAPGFLGSQQNIGTAYTSTPLSSKPVPVPTVPTPTQTQFLPTTKPASTTQTVNKFTGSFGGAPGFLGSQQNLGTAYKPTTSIPQTPQKPLQPTPSFPSQTQPPSAIKPPSPFQPPPAPQAPQPTKAPGGPGFTFGASTQRPGQYSGSFGGSPGLLGNQKQPGTHVKPDGSILPPSSPGVGFTAPAAGPTVPTASSSRPVSSGSTFTGSFGGPPGVLRPYDNVKG, encoded by the exons CGATATTACCGGCTGACGCTAAGGATGATGGAGCCAAATCACTCACGACGCCGGACCATGGAGGTGGAACGGGCGGTAATGCACATCCAG TAGCGATTTCTGCGCGTTCGATTGGCAAATTCACAAACGACGCTCCGGCTGCTGACAGTAAAGTCATCAACCTATCGATCAAACCACACCAGCAACGGGATACATCCGGTACAAGAGAGGCCAGAAATTTGGGATTTACGCCAGACGTTTCACTAAATTCTATCCCCGGGGGTTTAAACAATGAACTGTCGAATGTTGACTTGAAGGATCCTGCATCAACGCCTTCCGAAGTGGCTAAAGATAGCTATGGGAATCCGGTCACCCCGTTCTCGGCACTGGGAACTACTGGCTTAGATTCCGTTGGATTCTTAACCGATGTTAGCAAAGATGGTCCACAAAGCGGAAAGAGTGATCAATTCGGTCAACTTAATTTTAAAGTCCCCAGCTACGCTTCGGGTATTATTCAACCGGTTTTGCTCCCACCAAATTCTCCAGCGGGCTTTGCCGATCAACTACCAGTCTCAACAACAGCAGCTCCCACCACAGCGTTCCAATTCGTTCCAAACGCAAAAATACCCACCATAGATGGAGATGACATTCTTTTCGCTCAACAGCCGACGAATGGACTAGTTCCTCCACTTTTTCCAGGCGAGCAAACCACCACATACAAGATAAACGTTGGCACTGAACGATCGCCGTTCTTTGTGAAGGATACCTTTGGTTCACCACCCCTGGATCAGGGACTAGCTCCACCGTCCGACAAATCGCCAGTAAATTTCAACCAAGTTCCTCAGGCACCATCTCTTGTTCCTCAAACACCTCTGCAGGTGCCCGGCCAAACGCTACCTCACCCACAGATTCCTCAGCAGTCTCCCTTCCAGCCTACGAAAGCCCCCGTTCAAAAGTATACCGGAAGCTTTGGTGGAGCTCCCGGTTTCCTCGGCAGCCAGCAGAACATCGGCACAGCATACACTTCAACTCCTCTGTCAAGCAAACCTGTTCCGGTACCCACTGTCCCAACACCGACTCAAACTCAATTCCTGCCAACAACGAAACCCGCGAGTACCACCCAAACAGTGAATAAATTCACGGGAAGCTTCGGAGGCGCACCCGGTTTTCTGGGCAGCCAACAAAACCTCGGAACGGCGTACAAACCTACAACCTCAATCCCGCAAACTCCGCAGAAACCCCTGCAACCAACACCTTCATTTCCTTCCCAAACCCAACCCCCATCCGCCATCAAACCACCGAGTCCTTTCCAGCCTCCTCCAGCTCCACAAGCGCCACAACCCACAAAAGCTCCTGGTGGTCCTGGATTCACCTTTGGTGCTAGCACACAGCGACCCGGTCAGTACTCGGGAAGCTTCGGTGGATCCCCCGGGCTGCTGGGCAATCAGAAACAACCCGGCACTCACGTGAAACCCGATGGCTCCATACTCCCACCATCATCCCCAGGGGTAGGCTTCACCGCTCCTGCCGCCGGACCGACTGTACCGACCGCATCAAGCTCGCGACCTGTGAGTAGTGGAAGTACCTTTACCGGTAGCTTTGGTGGTCCCCCGGGTGTGCTACGCCCGTATGATAACGTGAAGGGCTAA